A single window of Eucalyptus grandis isolate ANBG69807.140 chromosome 1, ASM1654582v1, whole genome shotgun sequence DNA harbors:
- the LOC104456054 gene encoding late embryogenesis abundant protein ECP63 → MNRTGDDYPALTVEFDPPFIVRDVERDRGGDKEKAHDTENSSKTRTEDRHVRPASTKSGAKCLAQGWLGSISPNPVELKFALARASNYIDHNQGKRDSKTEKKALVTVLSNVPKENIEERYLINCELGRGEFVVTFPCIDQGSRKLLTCYGISKQKLRTSIEACAAAGDDHEHRELDFLQRKEKQMASRQAKEERAEEAARIAASELRDVNRDREREREYGAGGERVAAFDALDQPQQQRPGMIGSVLRAVHDTYEHAKEVVVGKSHDAAETGREGAEYTADRSREGYDATTGKAKEYKDYTTEKAKETTDSAAQKVQEKTGEAAEKAKETKESAKGKLGEYKDYAAEKARETKDSTLGKAAEYKDYTAQKAEEAKEKTKQKAGEYKDYTAQKAEEAKEKTKQKAGEYKDYAAQKAEEAKEKTRETKDAALGKAGEYKDYAAEKAKQTKDYTAEKAKEGKDTTAGKLGELKDSAADAARRAMDMLSGKKEETKEKTYETLESAQEKLRETEEEARRKMEELKVKEREYEDDAARRARENREAWEKEGDRSNIIPIYKGKEERGGILGAIGSVTGAIKEKLTQPGNKKDESSMAGRGEGEGRDRDQRAEAEKVVEVYVEDTPPGAIASTLKAADQMSGQTFNDVGRIDDEGVVRITDRHGKM, encoded by the exons ATGAATAGAACCGGAGATGATTATCCTGCTTTGACCGTTGAGTTTGATCCCCCTTTCATCGTACGAGACGTCGAGAGGGACCGCGGAGGCGACAAGGAGAAAGCTCACGACACTGAAAACAGCAGCAAAACACGGACCGAAGATCGCCATGTCAGACCAGCAAGCACG AAAAGTGGAGCCAAGTGCCTTGCCCAAGGTTGGCTAGGCTCCATCTCGCCAAATCCCGTTGAGCTCAAGTTTGCCCTAGCTAGAGCCTCGAACTACATCGACCACAACCAGGGCAAGCGCGACTCAAAAACCGAGAAGAAGGCTCTTGTCACCGTCCTCTCCAATGTACCCAAGGAGAACATCGAGGAGAGGTACCTGATCAACTGCGAGCTCGGCCGTGGCGAGTTTGTGGTCACCTTCCCATGCATCGACCAAGGCTCGCGAAAGCTGCTCACCTGCTATGGCATCTCGAAGCAGAAGCTAAGGACGAGCATCGAGGCGTGTGCGGCGGCTGGTGATGATCATGAGCACCGCGAGCTCGACTTT ctgcaaagaaaagagaaacagaTGGCGTCAAGGCAAGCTAAGGAAGAGAGGGCCGAGGAGGCGGCGAGGATCGCGGCCTCCGAGCTCAGGGACGTGAACCGGGACCGCGAGAGAGAGCGCGAGTACGGAGCAGGCGGAGAGAGGGTGGCCGCGTTCGACGCGCTGGACCAGCCGCAGCAGCAGAGGCCTGGCATGATCGGGTCGGTCCTGAGGGCGGTCCACGACACGTACGAGCACGCGAAGGAGGTGGTCGTTGGCAAGAGCCACGACGCCGCCGAGACTGGCCGTGAAGGCGCCGAGTACACAGCTGACAGGTCCCGCGAGGGCTACGACGCCACCACGGGCAAGGCCAAGGAATACAAGGACTACACGACCGAGAAGGCAAAGGAGACAACCGACTCGGCAGCCCAGAAGGTGCAGGAGAAGACAGGGGAGGCGGCTGAGAAGGCGAAGGAGACGAAGGAGTCGGCCAAGGGCAAGCTTGGGGAGTACAAGGACTACGCAGCTGAGAAGGCGAGGGAGACCAAGGACTCGACGCTGGGGAAGGCAGCTGAGTACAAGGACTACACTGCCCAAAAGGCCGaggaagcaaaagagaagaCGAAGCAGAAGGCTGGAGAGTACAAGGACTACACGGCGCAGAAGGCCGAGGAAGCCAAAGAGAAGACGAAGCAGAAGGCAGGCGAGTACAAGGACTATGCGGCGCAGAAGGCCGAGGAGGCGAAGGAGAAGACAAGGGAGACCAAGGACGCGGCTTTAGGGAAGGCGGGGGAATACAAGGACTATGCGGCAGAGAAGGCGAAACAAACCAAGGACTACACGGCGGAGAAGGCGAAGGAAGGGAAGGACACAACAGCGGGGAAGCTCGGTGAGCTGAAGGACTCTGCGGCGGACGCAGCCAGGCGGGCCATGGACATGCTGTCCGGCAAGAAGGAGGAGACCAAGGAGAAGACGTACGAGACCCTTGAATCTGCCCAG GAGAAACTGAGGGAGACGGAGGAGGAAGCGAGGAGAAAGATGGAAGAGTTGAAGGTGAAGGAGAGAGAGTACGAGGATGACGCCGCACGCAGGGCTAGAGAGAATAGGGAGGCTTGGGAAAAGGAGGGAGACAGGTCAAATATAATTCCCATTTATAA GggcaaggaggagagaggagggaTCTTGGGCGCGATAGGGAGCGTGACGGGGGCGATCAAAGAGAAGCTGACGCAGCCAGGCAACAAGAAGGATGAGTCGAGCATGGCTGGCAGGGGTGAAGGCGAGGGCCGGGACCGGGACCAGAGGGCCGAGGCCGAGAAGGTGGTGGAGGTCTACGTCGAGGACACCCCACCGGGGGCCATAGCCTCCACGCTGAAGGCGGCCGACCAGATGAGCGGCCAGACTTTCAACGACGTCGGGCGCATCGACGATGAGGGGGTCGTGCGCATCACCGACCGCCATGGCAAGATGTGA
- the LOC104438704 gene encoding beta-galactosidase produces the protein MWGDLIKKAKEGGLNAIETYVFWNAHEPLYRQYDFEGNKDLVRFIKTIQDAGLYAILRIGPYVCAEWNYGGFPVWLHNLPGVELRTNNTVYQNEMKTFVTLIVDMMQKHGLFAIQGGPIIVAQIENEYGNVEWAFGNNGKSYINWCAQLAESYGVQVPWIMCQQSDAPSPMINTCNGYYCDQFSPNNPKSPKWWTENWSGWFKDWGMKDPHRTAEDLAFAVARFFQYGGSLQNYYMYHGGTNFDRTAGGPYITTSYDYDAPLDEYGNLNQPKWGHLKRLHELIMSMEEILTHGVKRDVDYGNMMSGTVYMYKGKQSCFLGNANQNQDFTVNLMGSSYTVPAWSVSILPDCYTEVYNTAKINSQQTVMVKLPNEADDQTEPYELQWDWRPEHPESLHHGVAKGSVTTANELLDQKTVTNDTSDYLWYLTSLDLSKDDSLAGKAITLHVHTNGHIVHAFVNGKHVGSQWGTSDHLEFIMEKDIKLKHGKTNSISLLSVTVGLQNYGANFDTVNVGIHGPVKLIGNKGQSDEVTVDLSTNLWTYKVGLNGMEEKGLQLDNARHQHGWKSYNLPSNRLFVWYKTTFKAPLGSDPVVVDLQGLGKGTAWVNGHNIGRFWPSFVASEDGCTATCDYRGAYNSNKCLTNCGDPSQRWYHIPRSFLQDDGNKLVLFEEFGGTPLHVRFQTITAGTICATTDEKKQLELLCQGGRIMSEIKFASFGKPTGVCGSYARGSCEAPNTLSVIQKQCLGQESCTLDVSENTFGPTGCHQNVYRLAVEATCDSP, from the exons ATGTGGGGTGATCTcattaaaaaagcaaaagagggtGGCCTCAATGCCATTGAGACTTATGTTTTTTGGAATGCCCACGAGCCATTGTACCGTCAG TATGACTTCGAAGGAAATAAAGATCTAGTTAGGTTTATCAAAACCATACAAGATGCGGGGCTCTATGCCATTCTTCGAATTGGTCCATACGTCTGTGCGGAGTGGAATTATGG AGGGTTTCCCGTATGGCTGCACAACTTGCCCGGTGTAGAGTTGAGAACAAACAACACCGTTTATCAg AACGAGATGAAAACGTTTGTCACATTGATAGTAGACATGATGCAAAAGCATGGTCTTTTTGCTATCCAAGGTGGCCCAATAATCGTTGCTCAG ATTGAGAACGAGTATGGAAATGTGGAATGGGCTTTTGGGAACAATGGGAAGTCATACATCAATTGGTGTGCACAATTGGCCGAAAGTTATGGCGTCCAAGTTCCATGGATTATGTGTCAACAAAGCGATGCTCCTTCACCAATG ATCAATACATGTAATGGATATTATTGCGACCAATTTTCTCCTAACAATCCAAAGAGCCCTAAATGGTGGACTGAGAACTGGTCTGGATG gTTCAAGGATTGGGGCATGAAGGATCCACATAGGACTGCCGAGGATCTTGCTTTTGCTGTGGCAAGATTTTTCCAATATGGTGGATCTCTTCAGAACTATTATATG TACCATGGCGGAACGAACTTTGATAGAACAGCCGGCGGTCCCTATATCACAACATCATATGACTATGATGCACCACTTGATGAATATG GTAACTTGAATCAACCGAAATGGGGACATCTGAAACGGCTCCATGAACTGATCATGTCCATGGAGGAGATCCTTACGCATGGAGTGAAGAGGGATGTGGATTACGGGAACATGATGTCG GGCACCGTGTACATGTATAAGGGGAAGCAAAGTTGTTTCCTGGGCAACGCGAACCAGAACCAAGACTTCACCGTCAATCTCATGGGGAGTAGTTACACGGTCCCGGCGTGGTCTGTCAGCATCCTCCCCGATTGCTACACCGAGGTCTACAATACCGCTAAG ATTAACAGCCAACAGACAGTAATGGTGAAGCTGCCGAACGAAGCCGACGATCAGACAGAGCCCTACGAACTGCAATGGGATTGGAGGCCGGAGCATCCTGAGAGCTTGCATCACGGTGTTGCTAAAGGGAGCGTGACGACCGCAAATGAGCTTTTAGATCAAAAGACTGTCACTAACGACACTAGCGACTACTTGTGGTATCTAACTAG TCTTGATTTGAGCAAGGACGATAGCCTCGCTGGCAAGGCGATCACCTTACACGTCCACACCAACGGGCACATCGTTCATGCTTTTGTCAATGGGAAGCACGTCG GGTCTCAATGGGGCACGAGCGATCATTTGGAATTCATCATGGAGAAAGACATCAAGCTGAAGCACGGCAAAACTAACTCGATCTCTCTCCTCAGTGTCACCGTCGGTTTGCAA AACTATGGGGCCAACTTCGACACGGTTAATGTTGGGATTCACGGTCCGGTGAAGCTGATAGGCAACAAAGGGCAAAGCGACGAGGTGACCGTGGACCTGTCGACCAACTTGTGGACGTACAAGGTGGGCTTGAACGGCATGGAGGAGAAGGGGCTACAGCTGGACAACGCTCGTCACCAGCATGGATGGAAATCTTACAATCTCCCCTCGAACAGACTGTTCGTATGGTACAAG ACGACCTTCAAGGCTCCTTTGGGTAGCGACCCCGTGGTGGTGGACTTGCAAGGGCTTGGCAAAGGCACTGCTTGGGTCAATGGCCACAACATCGGCAGGTTTTGGCCGAGCTTCGTTGCTAGCGAGGATGGCTGCACCGCCACCTGCGATTACCGCGGAGCTTATAACTCCAACAAGTGTTTGACCAACTGCGGAGATCCTAGCCAAAGATG GTATCACATCCCGCGCTCCTTCCTTCAAGACGACGGCAACAAGCTGGTACTCTTCGAGGAGTTTGGTGGCACCCCGCTCCACGTGAGGTTCCAGACCATCACGGCCGGGACGATCTGTGCCACCACTGACGAGAAGAAGCAGCTGGAGCTGTTGTGCCAGGGTGGGCGCATCATGTCGGAAATCAAGTTCGCCAGCTTCGGCAAGCCGACTGGCGTCTGTGGGTCTTACGCAAGGGGTAGCTGCGAAGCTCCTAACACGCTCTCAGTCATCCAGAAG CAATGTCTTGGACAAGAAAGCTGTACACTTGATGTTTCGGAGAACACATTCGGACCGACCGGGTGCCACCAGAATGTTTATAGACTCGCTGTTGAAGCTACCTGCGATTCTCCAtag